The Methylomonas koyamae genome has a segment encoding these proteins:
- a CDS encoding HAD-IC family P-type ATPase gives MSHQPFSNLPQADWHAISADEALERLDSDRRHGLTSEAAQQRLKRFGRNRLPSRRVRPAWLRFLMQFHNALIYIMLAAAATTAFLGDLVDTGVLLAAVLVNAIIGFIQEGRAEQAMDAIRHMLSLRTSVIRNGVRIEIEAEALVPGDLVLLASGDKVPADLRLIACKGLRVNEAILTGESAAVEKTLAPVAADALLADRLCLLYSGTLVASGQATGLVVATGVNTELGRISTMLENVQAVTTPLLRQIAGFGHWLALVIVIMSAATFLIGVLWHGHSPQEMFMMAVALAASAIPEGLPAIMTITLALGMKRMARHNAIIRHLPAVETLGSVTVICSDKTGTLTRNEMTVQRLVTADRIFDIGGGGYSPEGGVFFNGEPASAEQYPELQQIARAAVLCNDAELRKNADGIWQIEGDPTEGALLAFAAKAGADLDWTRRNHPRADVIPFESEHRLMATLNRNHEGQAAIYAKGAPERILAMCGQQLGTDAAAVNVEYWQQAAGEAAALGLRLLAIAAKPAASGQYDLSFADLEGGFELLGVVGIIDPPRDEAISAVAACQRAGIKIKMITGDHADTARAIGAQLGIGRNLSALTGADIESMDDPQLREVVNDADIFARASPEHKLRLVQALQAGGEVVAMTGDGVNDAPALKRADVGVAMGLKGTEVAKEAADMVLADDNFATIANAVREGRGIYDNIRKFVLFMLPTNGGEALVVIAAILFQLTLPLTPAQVLWINMATSSTLGLALAFEHPERDAMRRPPRSPEESLLSWFFAWRVLMVSVLIMAGSLGLFLWEIERGSSLETARTMAVSSVVAAEMFYLVNSRYIYKSALSLEGLFGNRYVLVAIFACALLQLAYTHAGPLQALFGSTDLSLEEWSKVLLAGAGVFAVAEFEKAVLRGAKRLKRHRAATRAESQQPPQQRPISVPRSLLVAVDFSDDAGNAAHQAALLAATHNGVLKLLHVVDETSLNAVAELIRSHDAAETKLVADAQHRLDEVRTEIARETQVAAVSRVKIGRVFDEILSAAERADLLVLGARGANPIRDMLLGSTTDRLLQVYQGSVLVVKRPAQAAYRRVLVPVDFSPHSVAALKTAMLIAPDAEIWLIHAFTIPFAGERHIVDQLDAEMQRYCEEARQHAYSKIGNLMQQTASGQDCFVRLVEPGSPATVILAKEAEFQADLIVMGKQGQSIVKEMLIGSVTRHVLADSKCDVLIVR, from the coding sequence ATGTCCCACCAACCATTTAGCAATTTGCCGCAGGCCGACTGGCACGCGATCTCGGCGGACGAGGCGCTGGAACGGCTCGACTCGGACCGCCGCCACGGCCTGACGAGCGAAGCAGCGCAACAGCGCCTGAAGCGATTCGGCCGCAACCGCTTGCCCAGCCGGCGCGTCCGACCGGCATGGCTGCGCTTCCTGATGCAATTTCACAACGCCTTGATATACATCATGCTGGCGGCCGCGGCGACCACGGCATTCCTCGGCGACCTGGTCGATACCGGCGTGCTGCTGGCCGCGGTTCTGGTCAACGCCATCATCGGTTTCATTCAGGAAGGCAGAGCCGAACAAGCGATGGACGCGATACGGCATATGTTGTCGCTGCGCACCAGCGTAATCCGAAACGGCGTGCGTATCGAAATCGAAGCGGAGGCGCTGGTACCCGGCGACTTGGTCCTGCTGGCTTCCGGCGACAAGGTGCCGGCCGACCTGCGTTTGATCGCCTGCAAGGGGCTGCGCGTCAACGAAGCCATCCTGACCGGAGAATCGGCAGCGGTGGAGAAAACGCTGGCGCCGGTAGCCGCCGACGCGTTGCTGGCCGACCGGCTCTGCCTGCTCTATTCCGGAACGCTGGTGGCGTCCGGCCAGGCGACCGGCCTCGTGGTCGCCACCGGCGTCAATACCGAACTGGGCCGCATCAGTACGATGCTGGAAAACGTACAGGCGGTGACCACGCCCTTGCTGCGCCAGATCGCCGGTTTCGGCCACTGGTTGGCGCTGGTCATCGTAATCATGTCCGCGGCGACATTCCTGATCGGCGTGCTCTGGCACGGCCATTCGCCGCAAGAAATGTTCATGATGGCGGTGGCGCTGGCCGCTTCGGCAATCCCGGAAGGCCTACCGGCGATTATGACCATCACGCTGGCGCTCGGCATGAAACGCATGGCCAGACACAACGCCATTATCCGCCACTTGCCGGCCGTGGAAACGCTGGGGTCGGTGACCGTTATCTGCTCGGATAAAACCGGTACGTTGACCCGCAACGAAATGACGGTACAGCGCCTGGTCACGGCGGACCGGATTTTCGACATCGGCGGCGGCGGCTACTCTCCGGAGGGCGGCGTCTTTTTCAACGGCGAACCGGCCAGCGCCGAGCAATACCCGGAATTGCAGCAGATCGCCCGCGCCGCGGTATTGTGCAACGACGCCGAACTGCGTAAAAACGCCGACGGCATTTGGCAGATCGAAGGCGACCCGACCGAGGGCGCGTTACTGGCCTTCGCCGCCAAAGCCGGCGCCGACCTCGACTGGACCCGCCGTAACCATCCGCGTGCCGACGTGATTCCGTTCGAATCCGAACACAGGCTGATGGCCACGCTGAACCGCAACCACGAGGGCCAAGCGGCCATCTACGCCAAAGGCGCACCCGAGCGGATTTTGGCGATGTGCGGCCAACAACTCGGCACCGATGCTGCGGCGGTGAATGTCGAATACTGGCAACAAGCCGCCGGCGAAGCGGCGGCACTCGGCCTGCGCTTGCTGGCCATTGCCGCCAAACCCGCCGCATCCGGCCAGTACGACCTCAGCTTCGCCGACCTGGAAGGCGGTTTCGAATTGCTCGGTGTGGTCGGCATTATCGATCCGCCCCGCGACGAGGCGATTTCGGCCGTGGCGGCCTGCCAACGCGCCGGCATCAAGATCAAAATGATTACCGGCGACCACGCGGATACCGCCCGCGCCATCGGCGCGCAACTGGGCATCGGCCGCAATCTGTCGGCCTTGACCGGCGCCGATATCGAATCGATGGACGATCCGCAATTGCGCGAGGTGGTCAACGACGCCGACATATTCGCCCGCGCCAGCCCCGAGCACAAACTGCGTCTGGTGCAGGCCTTGCAGGCCGGCGGAGAAGTGGTGGCGATGACCGGCGACGGCGTCAACGACGCACCGGCCTTGAAACGGGCCGACGTCGGCGTGGCAATGGGTTTGAAAGGCACCGAAGTCGCCAAGGAGGCGGCCGACATGGTCCTGGCCGACGACAATTTCGCCACCATCGCCAACGCAGTACGCGAAGGCCGCGGCATTTACGACAATATCCGTAAATTCGTGCTATTCATGCTGCCGACCAACGGCGGCGAAGCGCTGGTCGTGATCGCGGCCATTCTGTTCCAATTGACCTTGCCGCTGACGCCGGCGCAAGTGCTTTGGATCAATATGGCCACATCGAGCACGTTGGGTTTGGCCTTGGCCTTCGAGCACCCGGAACGCGACGCGATGCGCCGGCCGCCGCGCAGCCCCGAAGAGTCCTTGTTGTCCTGGTTCTTCGCCTGGCGGGTGTTGATGGTTTCCGTGCTGATCATGGCCGGCTCGCTCGGTTTGTTTTTATGGGAAATCGAACGCGGCTCCAGCCTGGAAACGGCACGGACCATGGCAGTCAGCTCGGTCGTGGCCGCGGAAATGTTCTACCTGGTCAACAGCCGTTATATTTACAAATCCGCACTATCGCTGGAAGGGCTGTTCGGCAACCGCTACGTGCTGGTCGCGATATTCGCCTGCGCCTTGCTGCAACTGGCCTATACCCACGCCGGGCCGCTACAGGCGCTGTTCGGTTCCACCGACCTGTCCTTAGAAGAATGGAGCAAAGTGTTACTGGCCGGCGCCGGCGTGTTCGCCGTAGCCGAGTTCGAAAAAGCCGTGCTGCGCGGCGCGAAACGGTTAAAGCGCCACAGAGCGGCCACGCGCGCCGAATCGCAACAGCCGCCGCAGCAACGGCCGATTTCCGTGCCGCGTTCGCTGTTGGTCGCAGTCGACTTTTCCGACGACGCCGGCAATGCGGCGCACCAGGCCGCCCTGCTGGCCGCCACCCATAACGGCGTGCTGAAATTGTTGCACGTGGTGGACGAGACTTCCTTGAATGCGGTGGCCGAATTGATCCGTTCGCACGATGCCGCCGAAACCAAACTCGTCGCGGATGCCCAACATAGGCTGGACGAGGTCAGAACCGAAATCGCGCGGGAAACGCAAGTGGCCGCGGTGTCGCGGGTCAAAATCGGCCGGGTATTCGACGAAATCCTGTCTGCCGCCGAACGCGCCGATTTGCTGGTGCTGGGTGCGCGCGGCGCCAATCCGATCCGCGACATGTTATTGGGGTCGACGACCGATCGGCTGCTGCAGGTTTATCAAGGCTCGGTGTTGGTCGTGAAACGCCCGGCGCAGGCGGCGTACCGCAGAGTGCTGGTACCGGTGGATTTCTCGCCGCACTCCGTGGCGGCACTGAAAACCGCAATGCTTATCGCACCCGACGCCGAAATTTGGCTAATTCACGCCTTTACGATACCGTTCGCCGGCGAACGCCATATCGTCGACCAACTCGATGCGGAAATGCAGCGTTATTGCGAAGAGGCCAGACAACATGCCTACAGCAAGATCGGCAATCTGATGCAGCAGACCGCGAGCGGGCAGGATTGCTTTGTCCGCCTGGTCGAACCTGGCAGCCCGGCCACGGTAATTTTGGCCAAGGAAGCGGAGTTTCAAGCGGACTTGATCGTGATGGGCAAACAGGGCCAGTCCATCGTCAAGGAAATGCTGATCGGCAGCGTAACCCGGCACGTTCTGGCCGATTCGAAATGCGACGTGCTGATTGTGCGCTGA
- a CDS encoding acyltransferase family protein: MTSANPHLLHIKYRPDIDGLRAVAVLSVVVFHAFPNGLKGGFIGVDIFFVISGYLISSIIFQNLEKGTFSFGEFYARRVKRIFPSLILVLAASYAFGWFALFADEYKELGKHIAAGAGFVSNFILWGEDGYFDYSAETKPLLHLWSLGIEEQFYIVWPFLIWLAWRRNFNILTVTVLVALASFYLNMRGIRLDSVATFYSPQTRFWELLCGSMLAWLALYRKGAYAPFRAKLDAWLASVVYRETHEADGRTLANALSFIGLFLLVYGFSIINRNFYFPGKWAVIPMLGAVLIISAGPQAWFNRTVLSNRLAVWVGVISFPLYLWHWPLLSFARVLETEVPSVNIRLVAVALSVLLAWLTYRLVEQPIRFGKGNKSKTAVLMGMMLIIGNIGYFSYLKDGFEFRQADAPSKTKLFADVKGTVLFNTPDDWVDDICKAELGASYEYLICRFTTSTPKTLVVGDSHAAQFVYDSISKGANDLALVAVNGCLPFVDLVAINPYEEFSDKASRCRVVMPIVLKVLRDFPSIQQVVFATRGAMYVDGSGYGDVEKKNTYRIIKDPNDLLPENYNRFISGYVASINEILKFGKQVIFVEDVPEIGVEARSCVEDRPIKITDKERPDCIVPRKSFDQRNTNYRHAVGSINAATENRIKIFPAYEYLCDESSCGAGLEDGVSYFYDDDHLSLRGSHYIFGKFSEWLTKASSPSSKN, translated from the coding sequence ATGACTTCTGCCAATCCCCACCTGCTCCACATCAAATACCGCCCCGACATCGACGGCTTGCGTGCCGTCGCGGTGCTTTCCGTCGTCGTTTTTCACGCCTTTCCCAACGGTTTGAAAGGCGGATTTATCGGTGTCGACATTTTCTTCGTCATTTCCGGCTACCTGATTTCCAGCATCATTTTTCAGAACCTGGAAAAAGGTACTTTCAGTTTCGGCGAATTCTACGCCCGCCGGGTCAAACGCATCTTTCCGTCGCTGATTTTGGTATTGGCCGCGAGCTATGCGTTCGGTTGGTTTGCGCTATTTGCCGACGAATACAAAGAGCTGGGCAAGCATATCGCCGCCGGCGCCGGCTTCGTCTCCAACTTTATATTGTGGGGCGAAGACGGTTATTTCGATTATTCGGCGGAAACCAAGCCGTTGCTGCATTTATGGAGCTTGGGAATCGAGGAACAATTTTATATCGTTTGGCCCTTCTTGATTTGGCTGGCTTGGCGGCGGAACTTCAATATTTTGACCGTCACCGTGCTGGTCGCGCTGGCGTCTTTTTACCTGAACATGAGGGGAATACGCTTGGATAGCGTCGCCACGTTCTATTCGCCGCAGACCCGGTTTTGGGAACTGCTGTGCGGCAGCATGTTGGCCTGGCTCGCCCTCTACCGCAAAGGCGCCTACGCACCTTTCCGGGCCAAACTCGATGCCTGGTTGGCGAGCGTGGTGTACCGCGAAACCCACGAAGCCGACGGCAGGACGCTGGCCAACGCGCTATCGTTTATCGGTTTGTTTCTGCTGGTTTACGGATTCTCCATCATCAACCGCAATTTCTACTTTCCCGGCAAATGGGCCGTGATTCCGATGCTGGGTGCGGTTTTGATCATCTCGGCCGGGCCGCAAGCCTGGTTTAACCGGACTGTTCTGTCCAACCGGCTGGCGGTTTGGGTCGGCGTGATCAGTTTTCCGCTTTATCTGTGGCATTGGCCTTTGCTGTCCTTTGCCCGGGTTCTGGAAACGGAAGTGCCCAGCGTCAATATCCGGTTGGTCGCGGTGGCGTTGTCCGTCTTATTGGCTTGGCTGACGTACCGGCTGGTCGAGCAGCCGATACGTTTCGGCAAGGGTAATAAATCCAAAACCGCCGTGCTGATGGGCATGATGTTAATCATCGGCAATATCGGTTACTTCTCTTACTTGAAAGACGGTTTCGAATTTCGCCAAGCCGATGCACCGAGTAAAACCAAGCTGTTCGCAGACGTAAAGGGCACTGTGTTGTTCAACACGCCGGACGATTGGGTCGACGATATCTGCAAAGCCGAATTGGGTGCCAGTTACGAGTATCTGATTTGTCGTTTTACCACTTCGACCCCGAAAACCTTGGTGGTCGGCGACAGCCACGCCGCGCAATTCGTTTACGATTCGATATCGAAAGGGGCCAACGATTTGGCGTTGGTGGCGGTAAACGGCTGTTTGCCCTTTGTCGATTTGGTTGCGATCAATCCGTACGAAGAGTTCTCGGATAAGGCCTCGCGCTGTAGAGTCGTGATGCCGATCGTGTTAAAGGTGCTCAGAGACTTTCCGTCGATCCAGCAAGTGGTGTTCGCCACCCGCGGGGCGATGTATGTCGATGGCTCCGGCTATGGCGACGTCGAGAAGAAAAATACCTACCGCATCATCAAGGACCCGAACGACTTGCTGCCGGAAAACTACAACCGATTTATTTCCGGTTATGTGGCCTCGATTAACGAGATTCTCAAATTTGGTAAGCAGGTTATTTTTGTCGAGGACGTTCCTGAAATAGGCGTGGAAGCCAGGAGTTGCGTCGAAGACCGGCCGATAAAAATTACCGACAAAGAGCGTCCGGATTGCATCGTCCCGCGCAAATCTTTCGACCAGAGAAATACCAACTACCGCCATGCGGTAGGCTCGATCAATGCCGCTACCGAAAACCGGATCAAGATATTCCCGGCCTACGAATACTTGTGCGACGAGTCGTCATGCGGAGCCGGCTTGGAAGACGGCGTGTCCTATTTTTACGACGACGACCATCTTTCTCTGCGCGGCAGCCATTACATCTTCGGCAAATTCTCCGAGTGGCTGACAAAAGCGTCTTCGCCGTCCTCGAAAAATTAG
- a CDS encoding NADP-dependent isocitrate dehydrogenase translates to MKKIVVDNPVVEIDGDEMTRIIWRFIKDKLILPYLELPIEYYDLGIEQRDATDDQITIDAAHAIKKHGVGIKCATITPDEARVKEFGLKKMYKSPNGTIRNILDGTVFREPIICKNVPRLVPNWTQPICIGRHAFGDQYRATDFVTKGKGKLTITFKPDDGGPEQSHEVYHFAGDGVALAMYNTDESIAGFARSCFNVALDRGWPLYLSTKNTILKKYDGRFKDIFEDIYQAEYKGRFAAKGIVYEHKLIDDMVASALKWSGAFVWACKNYDGDVQSDTVAQGFGSLGLMTSTLVTPDGRTMEAEAAHGTVTRHYRMHQQGKQTSTNPIASIFAWTRGLAFRGKLDGNSELIDFCQTLEQVCVDTVEAGLMTKDLAVCIHGDAVDESQYLSTEAFLAALQANLERNLAL, encoded by the coding sequence ATGAAAAAGATAGTGGTGGACAATCCGGTAGTGGAAATCGACGGCGACGAGATGACCAGGATTATCTGGCGTTTCATCAAGGACAAATTGATCCTGCCTTACCTGGAATTGCCGATCGAATATTACGATTTGGGCATCGAACAGCGCGATGCTACCGACGATCAAATCACGATAGATGCTGCTCACGCGATTAAAAAACACGGCGTCGGCATCAAATGCGCGACGATTACGCCGGACGAAGCCAGAGTCAAAGAGTTCGGGTTGAAGAAGATGTACAAATCGCCGAACGGTACGATCCGCAACATCCTGGACGGTACCGTGTTTCGCGAACCGATCATCTGCAAAAACGTACCGCGCTTGGTGCCGAACTGGACTCAGCCGATTTGTATTGGCCGCCATGCCTTCGGCGACCAATACCGCGCCACCGACTTCGTTACCAAGGGCAAAGGCAAATTAACCATTACCTTCAAACCGGACGACGGCGGGCCGGAGCAAAGCCACGAGGTGTACCATTTCGCAGGCGACGGTGTGGCGCTGGCAATGTACAACACCGACGAATCCATTGCCGGTTTCGCCCGCAGTTGCTTTAACGTCGCGTTGGACCGGGGCTGGCCGCTGTACCTGTCCACCAAAAACACCATCCTGAAAAAATACGACGGCCGCTTCAAGGATATTTTCGAGGACATATACCAAGCGGAATATAAAGGCCGGTTCGCTGCCAAAGGCATCGTTTACGAACATAAATTGATAGACGACATGGTGGCGTCGGCCTTGAAATGGAGCGGCGCCTTCGTTTGGGCCTGCAAGAATTACGACGGCGACGTGCAATCGGATACCGTCGCCCAAGGTTTCGGTTCGTTGGGGCTGATGACATCGACGCTAGTGACGCCGGACGGCAGGACCATGGAAGCTGAAGCCGCGCACGGTACCGTCACTCGCCATTACCGGATGCACCAGCAAGGCAAGCAGACCTCGACCAATCCGATTGCGTCGATCTTCGCCTGGACCCGCGGTCTGGCGTTCCGCGGCAAGTTGGACGGCAATTCGGAGTTGATCGATTTTTGCCAAACGCTGGAGCAAGTCTGCGTCGATACTGTCGAAGCCGGACTGATGACCAAGGATCTGGCGGTATGCATCCACGGCGATGCGGTCGACGAATCGCAATATTTATCCACCGAGGCTTTTTTGGCGGCATTGCAAGCGAATTTGGAACGTAATTTGGCGCTGTAA
- a CDS encoding GMC family oxidoreductase N-terminal domain-containing protein, with product MAGPNLDYEAIVIGSGFGGSINFCRLAQKWGNKVLLLERGRRYPMASFARSPKQIADSFWSIDGNAVKRPKHIQDKKLRGLFDIRNYKKMDAVISAGLGGGSLIYANVFLEPPAHVFEQGWPAGIDKAALQPYYQIAKQVLGARPVPPWQTDPRRKIVRTELFQEFAAHDNRTSKLADICVFFGNDYSYNGREQPLAIGLQEKNRYGATQTSCTYCGECDIGCNTHSKNTLDLNYLYAGEHSHGGQIRTDCQAEKIVPLGAAGSDDPQAGGEYGYRVEFRDLESDTVHSFTARRVVVSAGTFGSNELLLRCRDVFGTLPKLSAQLGRWFSGNGDFLSFAIEGKKEADPNYGPVITQYTDYHLFDRFQRNRAFILEDASYPATLAWYIEGAFPTSLLRKLVRAVKALIAWLKKYLASGVWNGSLGFSLHEILKDDLSSKSGVLLCMGLDNGDGSLTLNAEGRIDLDWPQDTSMPLYQAILEAGKRFNAFIKGKLFLPLPTWELPVKHNVTVHPLGGCILADSAEKGVVSADPQSRGQAFGYQGLYIADGSILPSAVGANPIATISATAEWIAEGITGIAPDASLGV from the coding sequence ATGGCCGGTCCGAATTTAGATTACGAAGCCATCGTCATAGGCAGCGGCTTCGGCGGCTCCATCAACTTTTGCCGCCTGGCCCAGAAATGGGGCAATAAAGTCTTGCTGCTGGAACGCGGCCGGCGCTATCCGATGGCGTCATTCGCCCGTTCGCCGAAACAGATTGCCGACAGCTTTTGGAGCATCGACGGCAACGCGGTAAAGCGGCCCAAGCACATTCAGGATAAGAAGTTGCGCGGCCTGTTCGACATCCGCAACTACAAAAAAATGGACGCCGTGATTTCGGCCGGCCTGGGCGGCGGCTCGCTGATTTATGCCAACGTGTTTCTGGAGCCTCCGGCGCACGTCTTCGAACAAGGCTGGCCGGCGGGCATAGACAAAGCCGCATTGCAACCTTACTACCAAATCGCCAAGCAAGTGCTCGGCGCCCGGCCGGTCCCGCCATGGCAAACCGACCCGCGCCGCAAAATCGTCCGTACCGAATTGTTTCAGGAGTTCGCCGCCCACGATAACCGCACCAGTAAGCTGGCCGACATTTGCGTATTTTTCGGCAACGATTACAGCTACAACGGCCGGGAGCAACCGCTGGCCATCGGCCTTCAGGAGAAAAACCGCTATGGCGCCACCCAAACCTCCTGTACCTACTGCGGCGAGTGCGACATCGGCTGCAACACCCATTCCAAAAACACGCTGGACCTGAACTACCTGTATGCGGGCGAACACAGCCACGGCGGCCAAATCCGCACAGACTGCCAAGCCGAAAAAATCGTCCCGCTCGGCGCCGCCGGCAGCGACGATCCGCAAGCCGGCGGCGAATACGGCTACCGGGTCGAATTCCGTGACCTGGAATCCGACACTGTGCACAGCTTCACCGCACGGCGCGTGGTCGTGTCGGCCGGTACCTTCGGCAGCAACGAACTGCTGCTACGCTGCCGCGACGTATTCGGCACCTTACCCAAATTAAGCGCGCAACTGGGCCGTTGGTTTTCCGGCAACGGCGATTTTCTGTCATTCGCGATCGAAGGCAAAAAAGAAGCCGATCCGAACTACGGCCCGGTCATCACCCAATACACCGATTACCACCTGTTCGACCGCTTCCAGCGCAACCGCGCCTTCATATTGGAAGACGCCTCGTATCCGGCCACACTGGCCTGGTATATCGAAGGCGCCTTCCCGACCAGCCTGCTGCGTAAACTGGTCCGAGCGGTTAAGGCCTTGATCGCCTGGTTGAAGAAATATCTGGCCAGCGGCGTCTGGAACGGTTCGTTGGGTTTTTCGCTGCACGAAATATTGAAAGACGACTTGTCTTCGAAAAGCGGGGTATTGCTCTGCATGGGCCTGGACAACGGCGACGGCAGCTTGACGTTGAACGCGGAAGGCCGCATCGACCTGGACTGGCCGCAAGACACTAGCATGCCGCTTTACCAAGCCATTTTAGAGGCCGGCAAACGCTTCAACGCCTTCATTAAAGGCAAACTGTTTCTGCCGCTTCCGACTTGGGAACTGCCGGTCAAGCATAACGTTACGGTCCATCCGCTCGGCGGCTGCATTTTGGCCGACTCGGCGGAAAAAGGCGTGGTTTCCGCCGATCCGCAAAGCCGCGGCCAAGCCTTCGGTTACCAGGGCCTATACATAGCCGACGGCTCCATCCTGCCCAGCGCAGTCGGCGCCAACCCGATCGCCACGATTTCCGCTACCGCCGAATGGATTGCCGAAGGCATCACCGGCATCGCACCCGACGCCAGCCTGGGCGTATAG
- a CDS encoding alpha/beta fold hydrolase: protein MTDTTAKTSFEFTEEMKGYLSPGQTAFQDGYDQGKTDGHYFMFHLTIQSDDLDTFLNNDRHQAAAIGWVEGDLVGGRRTVDQGVFNLFVDSADANRKQMLYRLFFTDDNGQKLTLSGAKQIQNNVGPDLWADTTTLFTNLFKGHVEAEQEAKAKVYATGILHIEVMDFAKQLTTIHASGDSVADRLHAVERFGGFFLGALWETYKPALTPKMGAFVREIPLYTLEGVKDAEVSTHPFTTADRLGLSLLRFQRAPSKDVVVLIPGLTAASDMFIMPEHYNLTSYLLDQGFTDVWTLDGRISNRYSYNLQRHRYNVDDLALYDMPAAISTVRQAVGPDARIHVISHCFGALAFSMSLFGKAVTGIRSLIANGVSLTPCVPLPAKIKLYLGPLAADYILGVDYLNPHWRRDPGFGAGKLLAMAISAFHHECDSPECHMLSFMWGWGFPVLYKHENLHDVTHRRCGDLFGGSAVNYYRHVLKMVNAGNTAVKYLPNEPRYRSLPDNYLADAADIQTPCLLVAGQDNALFRDSNIVCHQRLEKIAPGRHELAVIPDYGHADVIMGKNAAQDVFPRFVEFLNKHRN, encoded by the coding sequence ATGACCGATACCACAGCAAAAACTTCGTTCGAATTCACCGAAGAGATGAAAGGCTATCTCAGCCCGGGCCAAACCGCATTTCAGGACGGTTACGACCAAGGCAAAACCGACGGCCATTACTTCATGTTTCATTTAACGATCCAGAGCGACGACCTCGATACGTTTTTGAACAACGACCGCCATCAGGCCGCCGCGATCGGCTGGGTCGAAGGCGACCTGGTCGGCGGCCGGCGCACTGTCGACCAAGGCGTGTTCAACCTGTTCGTCGACAGCGCCGACGCCAACCGTAAACAAATGCTGTACCGGCTGTTCTTTACCGACGACAACGGCCAGAAACTGACGCTGAGCGGCGCCAAGCAAATCCAGAACAACGTCGGTCCCGATTTATGGGCCGACACCACGACCTTGTTCACCAATTTGTTCAAAGGCCATGTCGAAGCCGAACAGGAAGCCAAGGCCAAGGTTTACGCCACCGGCATTCTGCACATCGAGGTCATGGACTTCGCCAAACAACTGACTACAATCCACGCCAGCGGCGACAGCGTGGCCGACCGGCTGCACGCCGTGGAACGCTTCGGCGGCTTTTTCCTCGGTGCGTTATGGGAAACCTACAAACCGGCGCTGACGCCGAAAATGGGCGCCTTCGTCCGCGAAATTCCGCTGTATACGCTGGAAGGCGTCAAGGACGCCGAAGTTTCGACCCATCCCTTTACGACCGCCGACCGGCTCGGCTTGAGCCTGCTACGTTTCCAACGGGCGCCGAGCAAAGATGTGGTGGTGCTGATTCCGGGCCTGACCGCCGCCAGCGACATGTTCATCATGCCGGAACATTACAACCTGACCAGCTACCTGCTGGATCAAGGCTTTACCGACGTCTGGACCCTGGACGGCCGGATCAGCAACCGCTATTCGTACAATCTGCAACGCCACCGTTACAACGTCGACGACCTGGCGTTGTACGACATGCCGGCGGCGATCTCGACCGTGCGCCAAGCGGTAGGGCCGGATGCGCGGATACACGTGATCAGCCATTGCTTCGGCGCGCTGGCGTTCAGCATGAGCCTGTTCGGCAAGGCCGTAACCGGCATCCGCAGCCTGATCGCCAACGGCGTATCGTTGACGCCGTGCGTACCGCTGCCAGCCAAAATCAAACTGTATCTGGGACCGTTGGCCGCCGATTACATTTTGGGCGTGGACTATTTGAATCCGCATTGGCGGCGCGATCCCGGCTTCGGCGCCGGCAAATTGCTGGCAATGGCAATCTCCGCCTTCCACCACGAATGCGATTCGCCGGAATGCCACATGCTCAGCTTTATGTGGGGCTGGGGTTTTCCGGTGCTGTACAAACACGAAAATCTGCACGACGTCACCCACCGCCGCTGCGGCGACTTGTTCGGCGGCAGCGCCGTCAATTACTACCGCCACGTGTTGAAGATGGTCAACGCCGGCAACACTGCCGTCAAATATTTGCCCAACGAACCGCGCTACCGCAGCCTGCCCGACAACTATCTGGCCGACGCCGCCGACATTCAAACCCCTTGCCTGTTGGTTGCCGGCCAGGACAACGCCTTGTTCCGCGACTCCAACATCGTTTGCCACCAGCGCCTGGAAAAAATCGCGCCCGGCCGCCACGAACTGGCCGTGATTCCGGATTACGGCCACGCCGACGTCATCATGGGCAAAAACGCCGCACAAGACGTGTTCCCGCGCTTTGTAGAATTTTTGAATAAACACCGGAATTGA